A stretch of Primulina tabacum isolate GXHZ01 chromosome 13, ASM2559414v2, whole genome shotgun sequence DNA encodes these proteins:
- the LOC142521985 gene encoding protein FAR1-RELATED SEQUENCE 5-like, with protein sequence MDQYSGDEQSYIPQVGDDQKPQIGMRFDSLEDAFSFYNQYARESGFSARMSNSKKSKKTNEIIWKKFVCFKEGHTDDIRWSKHTKNDQPRKERARGETRTGCLSKISVVKEQTGPGWVVSTFIESHNHPLSTPSKVHLLRSHRGISASKKMLSQQFVEANVSTCQQMRLFEIESGGPEHVGFIERDMRNYEKSVRDEHKGIDAETLVDFFESGKAKNSLFFFDYETDSDNRFTRCFWTDHVSRRAYTAFW encoded by the coding sequence ATGGATCAATATAGTGGAGATGAACAATCGTACATCCCCCAAGTCGGTGATGATCAGAAACCCCAGATTGGTATGAGATTCGATTCGTTAGAGGATGCATTCTCATTCTACAACCAATATGCCCGAGAATCCGGTTTTAGCGCGAGAATGAGTAATAGTAAGAAAAgtaagaaaacgaacgaaattATATGGAAGAAATTTGTATGCTTTAAAGAAGGGCATACAGATGATATTCGATGGAGCAAACACACAAAAAATGATCAACCAAGAAAAGAAAGAGCTCGTGGTGAGACTAGAACCGGATGTTTGTCCAAGATTTCAGTTGTGAAGGAACAAACAGGTCCAGGTTGGGTTGTCAGTACCTTCATTGAAAGTCATAATCATCCATTATCGACTCCGTCGAAGGTGCATTTGTTACGCTCGCATCGTGGTATTTCTGCATCAAAAAAAATGTTGAGTCAACAATTTGTAGAAGCCAATGTGTCAACTTGTCAACAAATGAGATTATTTGAGATAGAGTCTGGAGGGCCTGAACATGTAGGTTTCATAGAAAGAGATATGAGAAACTATGAGAAAAGTGTTAGGGATGAGCATAAGGGTATTGATGCAGAAACATTGGTCGATTTCTTCGAATCTGGGAAAGCGAAGAATTCATTGTTCTTTTTTGATTATGAGACTGACTCGGACAACAGATTTACCAGGTGTTTTTGGACTGATCATGTGTCAAGAAGGGCATACACTGCCTTTTGGTGA
- the LOC142522520 gene encoding serine/threonine-protein phosphatase PP2A-2 catalytic subunit-like: MPGHGDLDRQIEQLMECKPLSEADVRTLCEQARAILVEEWNVQPVKCPVTVCGDIHGQFYDLIELFRIGGNAPDTNYLFMGDYVDRGYYSVETVTLLVALKVRYRDRITILRGNHESRQITQVYGFYDECLRKYGNANVWKYFTDLFDYLPLTALIESQIFCLHGGLSPSLDTLDNIRALDRIQEVPHEGPMCDLLWSDPDDRCGWGISPRGAGYTFGQDIAAQFNHTNGLSLISRAHQLVMEGFNWCQEKNVVTVFSAPNYCYRCGNMAAILEIGENMDKNFLQFDPAPRQIEPDMARKTPDYFL, encoded by the exons ATGCCGGGTCATGGGGATTTGGATAGGCAAATAGAACAGTTGATGGAGTGCAAGCCGCTATCGGAGGCGGATGTGAGGACTCTGTGCGAGCAAGCTCGAGCAATTTTGGTGGAGGAATGGAATGTGCAGCCGGTGAAATGCCCCGTGACAGTGTGTGGCGATATTCACGGGCAGTTTTACGATCTGATCGAGCTTTTTCGAATAGGTGGAAACGCTCCCGACACCAATTACCTCTTCATGGGGGACTATGTTG ACCGTGGGTACTACTCAGTGGAGACCGTTACACTTTTAGTTGCTTTAAAAGTTCGTTATAGAGATAGGATTACTATTCTTAGAGGGAATCATGAAAGTCGGCAAATCACTCAAGT ATATGGTTTCTATGATGAATGCTTGAGAAAGTATGgcaatgccaacgtctggaagtATTTCACGGATCTTTTTGATTATCTACCCTTGACTGCACTAATTGAGAGTCAG ATATTTTGTTTGCATGGAGGTCTCTCGCCATCTCTTGATACACTAGACAATATCCGAGCTTTGGACCGTATACAGGAG GTTCCACATGAAGGACCAATGTGCGATCTCTTATGGTCTGATCCGGATGATCGCTGTGGTTGGGGCATCTCACCACGTGGCGCTGGATACACTTTTGGACAAGATATTGCAGCTCAATTCAACCACACCAATGGTCTCTCCCTAATTTCAAGAGCTCATCAGCTTGTCATGGAGGGCTTCAATTGGTGCCAG GAGAAGAACGTAGTAACAGTCTTTAGCGCTCCAAACTATTGTTATCGTTGTGGAAATATGGCTGCCATACTCGAAATTGGGGAGAACATGGATAAGAATTTTCTCCAGTTTGACCCAGCTCCTCGGCAGATTGAACCTGATATGGCTCGCAAAACTCCAGATTATTTTTTGTGA